From the Pomacea canaliculata isolate SZHN2017 linkage group LG4, ASM307304v1, whole genome shotgun sequence genome, one window contains:
- the LOC112561888 gene encoding protein unc-93 homolog A-like, translating to MEKIIMGEKLFSRSAPGAFEKVLAEAATVKNSLCHTEAVESWTQRHGSSELSPNSHHAKLKHSPKPASKTKKSDSRTKLPNVLKQRTMVERRKQLASFLQPLMSPKHPRKSEKQERRERQLHTSVSSPDFRPWRVNGHRSTIGGSNSLSHLADPYLALRISPNARPPGPSASPGDSNNGGDFKCPLPLLDRVWRWITKSSSIDGKEIRNILVLGVSFQLIFTAYYATQNLQSSLHEEEALGASALGCMYGISIVSSLLAPTLIGLIGAKGCVVTAWFCYIIYTLAQFYPQWGTLVPASVLLGAFLGPLWTAQGLYVSACGFSFSKRSPHSPYVILSRFNGLFFTLYETTQIVGNLVSSLVMQDGVSNKSEAIVFKFCGPNDCPWTENVTDIEEPDTWVLHTLQSIYIGLQVLGLGLTVVLVTPLPKSEWVAKVRIHDTAISWLTTLLGTELLFLVPFMIFQSLQEGILLGEYTKAYISCPIGIHMVGFVMAAYGAVTATFVFIFSRLARRSGRLALFLLAAVINLVLLIILYNWTPDSSMTTLIFIIPSVWGLSQAIWQTQTNAMIAVAFSDKKEPAFAIYQACRSVGFTLSFSFHGHLCVFTSVSIAIGFLVVGILLYIGVELRQRFSERIDGLSRRHFPKSDISRHEPEQAANETDEDDSDSSKRRPEKRQNIRGDKVSAAEMRRLYAEEDDEEEERKRGHRLTVDGIYLASGESAQMNNDIKRFQTDWQRVSVSYYARSRSVDPSNHNVRSSEVKAFQVMPRSQSLDEIEMFDEAEMWMQRNDDPFKNYKVQRKMGETYVY from the exons ATGGAAAAGATAATTATGGGGGAAAAACTTTTTTCCCGATCAGCACCGGGTGCTTTTGAAAAGGTTCTTGCTGAAGCTGCAACTGTCAAGAATAGTTTATGCCACACGGAAGCTGTAGAAAGTTGGACACAAAGGCATGGTAGCTCTGAGCTGTCACCGAATAGCCACCATGCGAAACTAAAACACAGTCCGAAGCCAGCGTCGAAGACAAAAAAGTCTGACTCCAGAACGAAGCTGCCGAATGTTTTAAAACAGCGCACGATGGTGGAAAGACGAAAGCAACTCGCTAGTTTCCTCCAGCCACTGATGTCGCCCAAACACCCGAGGAAAAGCGAGAAACAGGAGAGGAGGGAGCGGCAGCTCCACACGAGCGTCAGCAGTCCGGACTTCCGACCGTGGAGGGTCAACGGCCATCGGAGCACCATTGGAGGTTCAAACTCTCTCTCGCACCTGGCCGATCCGTACTTAGCGTTACGAATTTCTCCGAATGCCCGGCCTCCTGGCCCCAGCGCCAGCCCAGGGGACAGCAATAATGGCGGCGACTTTAAATGCCCCCTGCCCTTGTTGGATAGAGTCTGGAGATGGATCACGAAAAGTTCCAGCATTGATGGCAAGGAGATCCGCAACATTCTGGTGCTGGGCGTCTCTTTCCAACTTATCTTCACCGCTTACTACGCCACTCAG AACCTACAAAGCAGTCTGCACGAGGAGGAGGCCCTGGGAGCCAGTGCACTGGGCTGCATGTATGGCATCTCCATCGTCTCCAGCCTCTTGGCACCTACACTCATCGGCCTCATCGGCGCCAAGG GTTGTGTGGTCACCGCGTGGTTTTGCTACATCATCTACACCCTGGCGCAGTTTTACCCGCAATGGGGGACGCTAGTGCCTGCTTCAGTCCTACTGGGAGCTTTCCTTGGACCGCTGTGGACTGCACAAG GTCTCTACGTGTCTGCCTGCGGCTTCTCCTTCTCCAAGCGCTCCCCCCACTCACCCTACGTCATCCTGTCACGTTTCAACGGCCTCTTCTTCACGTTGTACGAGACTACACAGATCGTCGGCAACCTCGTCTCCTCCCTCGTCATGCAAGACGGCGTCAGCAACAAGTCGGAGGCCATCGTCTTCAA ATTCTGCGGACCCAATGACTGTCCTTGGACTGAAAACGTGACTGACATTGAGGAGCCAGACACCTGGGTGCTGCACACTTTACAGAGCATCTACATTGGGCTTCAG GTCTTGGGACTGGGTCTAACGGTAGTCTTGGTGACACCACTGCCCAAGAGCGAATGGGTGGCCAAAGTTCGCATCCATGACACAGCGATATCTTGGCTGACCACGCTGCTCGGAACAGAGTTACTCTTCTTGGTGCCCTTCATGATCTTCCAGTCTTTGCAGGAAGGGATCCTGCTTGGCGAGTACACTAAG GCTTACATCAGCTGTCCCATCGGGATCCACATGGTGGGTTTCGTCATGGCGGCGTACGGAGCAGTGACAGCCACCTTCGTCTTCATCTTCAGCCGCTTGGCCCGCCGGTCAGGCCGCCTGGCACTCTTCCTGCTGGCCGCTGTCATTAACCTGGTGTTACTCATCATCCTCTACAACTGGACACCAGATTCCTCCATGACAACGCTCATCTTCATCATACCTTCAGTGTGGGGCTTGTCACAAGCCATCTGGCAAACCCAAACCAACG CCATGATTGCCGTTGCCTTCTCTGACAAGAAAGAACCTGCCTTCGCCATCTACCAGGCGTGCCGGTCAGTGGGCTTCACCTTGTCCTTTTCGTTTCACGGCCATCTCTGCGTCTTCACCTCAGTTTCCATAGCCATCGGCTTCCTCGTCGTCGGCATTCTGCTGTATATCGGAGTCGAACTCCGGCAACGATTTAGCGAGCGCATCGACGGgctcagcagacgacactttccCAAAAGCGACATCTCCCGGCATGAACCGGAACAAGCCGCTAATGAAACTGACGAGGATGACAGCGACAGCAGCAAAAGACGACCCGAGAAACGACAGAACATCCGTGGCGACAAGGTCAGCGCAGCAGAGATGAGGAGACTTTACGCAGAGGAGGACGacgaagaggaagagaggaaaagagggCATCGGCTGACTGTTGACGGCATCTACCTGGCCTCTGGGGAGAGCGCGCAGATGAACAACGACATCAAACGTTTCCAAACGGATTGGCAGCGCGTCAGTGTCTCGTACTACGCACGTTCTCGGAGCGTGGACCCATCCAATCATAACGTGAGGTCGAGCGAGGTCAAGGCTTTCCAGGTCATGCCACGGTCGCAAAGCCTCGACGAAATAGAAATGTTTGACGAGGCGGAGATGTGGATGCAGAGGAACGACGatccttttaaaaattacaaagtaCAAAGGAAAATGGGAGAGACATATGTTTATTGA
- the LOC112561886 gene encoding protein unc-93 homolog A-like → MEASDTVHAVGSQPMTHFSNNTTTNARDSGDQQSGHQPSPPKRSKGKSKNRRSAETSVQDDQQPGPQLSPPKRSKGKSKNKRSAVTTVLDAQHSAAEARGRSGKSQPSSLQLASNRSSPHDVSQPDIVLVVHANGVTGGGSSCPASMNKAKRSGLQLHRKSPAASSKKRWSTDGECVLGLPLPPRVKKWLTRDHSIEGKEIRNILILGASFQLMFTAYFAIQNLQSSLHEEEALGASALGCMYGISIVSSLLAPTLIGLIGAKGCLVVAWICYMLYTLSQFHPTWGTLVPASVLLGVFVGPLWTAQGLYVSACGFSFSKRSPHSPYVILSRFNGLFFTLYETTQIVGNLVSSLVLQDGVSNKSEAIVFKFCGPDDCPGTENVTDIEEPDVWVLNTLLAIYMGLQVIGVVLTVFMVTPLPKSEWVAKVSIRDTATSWLTTLIGTEMLFLVPFMIFQSLQQGLLLSEYTKAYISCPIGIHMVGFVMATYGAVTATFVFIFSRLARLTGRLPLFLLAAAINLVVLIVLFSWTPDSSMETIIFLIPLLWGVAEGIWQTQTSSMIAVVFANRKEPAFAIYQACRAVGYTLTFSYHGHLCVSTKIATALAFLVLGILLYLGVEFRFRFRQTIRGHHSHQGPKKAEISCLSGREGNAGKDKSDGCAAREGKFSGGQQNDQMQTGSLSIIQRQESGSTKQPAGQDGADSSCSPTAQTVFSKGDAYRLGEEKRELPRSNSARLEGESDRLPSAMARHKPSVSRYARSMSLERPAAKAGKEGEGSKVTSRCHSVQEIYVLEEMEMKAEWEADNYRSHKERKMKDEVYVY, encoded by the exons ATGGAAGCTTCCGACACAGTCCATGCAGTTGGAAGCCAACCAATGACACATTTCAGTAACAACACGACCACGAATGCCAGAGACTCTGGCGATCAGCAGTCAGGCCACCAGCCCAGTCCCCCCAAGAGATCCAAAGGAAAATCCAAGAACAGAAGGTCTGCCGAGACATCCGTCCAAGATGATCAACAGCCTGGCCCTCAGCTCAGTCCTCCCAAGAGGTCCAAAGGAAAATCCAAGAACAAAAGGTCTGCAGTGACAACCGTCCTAGACGCACAGCACTCCGCTGCAGAAGCACGCGGTCGTTCAGGAAAAAGTCAGCCGTCGTCGTTGCAGCTGGCCTCCAACAGATCGTCTCCTCATGATGTCAGCCAGCCAGACATTGTGTTGGTTGTGCATGCCAACGGTGTGACGGGAGGGGGTTCGTCGTGTCCGGCCTCCATGAATAAGGCGAAACGGTCTGGGCTTCAGCTGCACCGCAAGTCGCCGGCGGCGTCCTCCAAGAAGCGCTGGAGCACGGACGGGGAGTGCGTCCTGGGGTTGCCTCTGCCGccgagagtgaagaagtggctCACGAGGGACCACAGCATCGAAGGCAAAGAGATTCGCAACATCCTCATCCTGGGAGCCTCCTTCCAACTTATGTTCACCGCCTACTTCGCCATACAG AACCTACAGAGCAGTTTGCACGAGGAGGAGGCCCTGGGAGCCAGTGCACTGGGCTGCATGTATGGCATCTCCATCGTCTCCAGCCTCTTGGCACCTACACTCATCGGCCTCATCGGCGCCAAAG GTTGTTTAGTGGTGGCATGGATCTGCTACATGCTATACACCCTGTCGCAGTTCCATCCGACCTGGGGGACACTAGTTCCTGCGTCTGTCCTGCTCGGGGTGTTTGTCGGGCCCCTCTGGACAGCGCAAG GTCTCTACGTGTCTGCCTGCGGCTTCTCCTTCTCCAAGCGCTCCCCCCACTCACCCTACGTCATCCTGTCACGTTTCAACGGCCTCTTCTTCACGTTGTACGAGACTACACAGATCGTCGGCAACCTCGTCTCCTCCCTCGTCCTGCAAGACGGCGTCAGCAACAAGTCGGAGGCCATCGTCTTCAA ATTTTGCGGACCGGACGACTGTCCAGGAACAGAAAACGTTACAGACATCGAAGAACCGGATGTCTGGGTGCTGAACACTCTCCTGGCCATCTACATGGGACTTCAG GTGATCGGTGTGGTGCTGACTGTTTTCATGGTGACTCCGCTGCCCAAGAGCGAATGGGTGGCTAAAGTCAGCATCCGCGACACAGCGACATCTTGGCTGACCACCCTGATCGGGACGGAGATGTTATTTTTGGTGCCTTTCATGATCTTCCAGTCCCTGCAGCAAGGCTTACTGCTCAGCGAGTACACTAAG GCTTATATCAGCTGTCCCATCGGGATCCACATGGTGGGTTTCGTCATGGCGACATACGGAGCAGTGACAGCCACCTTCGTCTTCATCTTCAGCCGCTTGGCCCGCTTGACAGGTCGCCTGCCCCTCTTCCTGCTGGCCGCCGCCATTAACCTGGTGGTGCTCATAGTCCTCTTCAGCTGGACCCCAGACAGCTCCATGGAGACAATCATTTTTCTCATACCTCTCTTGTGGGGCGTAGCTGAAGGGATCTGGCAAACCCAGACCAGCT CTATGATTGCCGTGGTCTTCGCTAACCGGAAGGAACCCGCCTTTGCCATCTACCAGGCATGCCGCGCGGTGGGCTACACCCTCACCTTCTCTTACCACGGCCATCTCTGTGTCTCCACAAAAATCGCCACCGCCTTAGCCTTCCTTGTGCTCGGGATCCTGCTGTACCTCGGGGTAGAATTCCGCTTCAGATTCCGGCAGACCATCAGGGGCCATCATTCTCATCAAGGTCCCAAAAAAGCAGAGATTTCGTGCCTTTCTGGCCGAGAGGGAAATGCTGGTAAGGACAAAAGTGACGGTTGTGCAGCCAGAGAAGGGAAGTTTTCTGGTGGTCAGCAAAACGATCAGATGCAAACCGGAAGCTTGTCGATTATACAAAGACAGGAGAGCGGGTCCACGAAGCAGCCAGCGGGTCAGGATGGTGCAGACAGCAGCTGTTCTCCAACTGCGCAGACAGTGTTCTCGAAGGGAGATGCCTACAGACTTGGGGAGGAGAAGCGCGAGTTGCCCAGAAGTAACAGCGCGCGGCTCGAGGGCGAGTCGGATCGCCTTCCCAGCGCCATGGCCAGGCACAAGCCGAGTGTCTCGCGCTACGCCCGTTCCATGAGCCTCGAGCGCCCCGCAGCCAAGGCCGGCAAAGAGGGCGAGGGGTCAAAAGTGACCTCCCGGTGCCACAGCGTGCAGGAGATCTACGTGCTGGAGGAGATGGAAATGAAAGCCGAGTGGGAAGCAGACAACTACAGAAGCCACAAGGAGCGAAAAATGAAGGATGAAGTATACGTTTACTGA